From Xiphophorus couchianus chromosome 23, X_couchianus-1.0, whole genome shotgun sequence, one genomic window encodes:
- the kcnip1a gene encoding Kv channel-interacting protein 1 isoform X2 translates to MGLVMGTFSLQSKPVTYHKDKADDDLEMTIVCHRPEGLDQLEAQTNFSKRELQVLYRGFKNECPSGVVNEETFKQIYSQFFPHGGEDWVSPLLLCRLISVYSLPLLSVAPDASTYAHYLFNAFDTGHTGSIKFEDFVTALSILLRGSVTEKLQWTFNLYDINRDGYINKEEMTDIVRAIYDMMGKYTYPVLKTDAPKQHVDAFFQKMDKNRDGVVTLDEFIFSCQEDENIMRSLQLFENVI, encoded by the exons aCAAAGCTGACGATGACTTGGAGATGACCATTGTGTGCCATCGGCCGGAGGGCCTCGACCAGCTTGAAGCTCAAACCAATTTCAGTAAAAGAGAGCTCCAAGTTCTCTATCGGGGCTTCAAGAAT GAATGCCCCAGTGGAGTTGTTAACGAGGAAACCTTCAAGCAAATCTACTCACAGTTTTTTCCACATGGGGGTGAGGACTGGGTGTCACCTTTGCTTCTGTGTCGACTCATTTCGGTTTACTCACTGCCCCTTTTATCTGTTGCTCCAGATGCCAGCACTTACGCTCACTACCTGTTCAATGCTTTTGACACCGGACACACAGGATCAATAAAGTTTGAG GACTTTGTTACAGCTTTATCCATCCTCCTAAGAGGTTCTGTCACAGAGAAACTCCAGTGGACCTTTAATCTCTACGACATCAACAGAGATGGATACATCAACAAGGAG gAGATGACAGACATTGTCAGAGCAATATATGACATGATGGGGAAATACACATACCCTGTCCTGAAAACTGATGCACCCAAACAACATGTGGATGCCTTCTTCCAA aaaatggacaaaaatcgAGACGGTGTCGTCACGCTTGATGAATTCATCTTTTCTTGTCAAGAG GATGAAAACATCATGAGGTCTCTGcagctttttgaaaatgtcatcTAA
- the kcnip1a gene encoding Kv channel-interacting protein 1 isoform X3, which produces MGAVVVTLTMQTKERRPSRDKADDDLEMTIVCHRPEGLDQLEAQTNFSKRELQVLYRGFKNECPSGVVNEETFKQIYSQFFPHGGEDWVSPLLLCRLISVYSLPLLSVAPDASTYAHYLFNAFDTGHTGSIKFEDFVTALSILLRGSVTEKLQWTFNLYDINRDGYINKEEMTDIVRAIYDMMGKYTYPVLKTDAPKQHVDAFFQKMDKNRDGVVTLDEFIFSCQEDENIMRSLQLFENVI; this is translated from the exons aCAAAGCTGACGATGACTTGGAGATGACCATTGTGTGCCATCGGCCGGAGGGCCTCGACCAGCTTGAAGCTCAAACCAATTTCAGTAAAAGAGAGCTCCAAGTTCTCTATCGGGGCTTCAAGAAT GAATGCCCCAGTGGAGTTGTTAACGAGGAAACCTTCAAGCAAATCTACTCACAGTTTTTTCCACATGGGGGTGAGGACTGGGTGTCACCTTTGCTTCTGTGTCGACTCATTTCGGTTTACTCACTGCCCCTTTTATCTGTTGCTCCAGATGCCAGCACTTACGCTCACTACCTGTTCAATGCTTTTGACACCGGACACACAGGATCAATAAAGTTTGAG GACTTTGTTACAGCTTTATCCATCCTCCTAAGAGGTTCTGTCACAGAGAAACTCCAGTGGACCTTTAATCTCTACGACATCAACAGAGATGGATACATCAACAAGGAG gAGATGACAGACATTGTCAGAGCAATATATGACATGATGGGGAAATACACATACCCTGTCCTGAAAACTGATGCACCCAAACAACATGTGGATGCCTTCTTCCAA aaaatggacaaaaatcgAGACGGTGTCGTCACGCTTGATGAATTCATCTTTTCTTGTCAAGAG GATGAAAACATCATGAGGTCTCTGcagctttttgaaaatgtcatcTAA
- the tlx3a gene encoding T-cell leukemia homeobox protein 3: protein MEQAPSAPSPPPKPVNHEPISFGIDQILGAGSEPESGRTPGRQSGSDLSNGDAYYSLGNPSGANVPSYTALSISLSGIMPPADASGSYGENRSLGSRGVIRVPAHRPVTAPGPPTPVQSAVPGFGGLCFPWIGNRFAKDRISAALVPFAVTRRIGHPYQNRTPPKRKKPRTSFSRVQICELEKRFHRQKYLASAERAALAKSLKMTDAQVKTWFQNRRTKWRRQTAEEREAERQQANRLILQLQQSALQKSLSESAVSDPLCAHNSSLYALQNLQPWAEDRE, encoded by the exons ATGGAGCAAGCACCAAGCGCGCCGAGTCCTCCTCCAAAACCAGTCAACCACGAACCCATCAGCTTCGGCATCGACCAGATTCTGGGAGCCGGTTCGGAGCCGGAGAGCGGGCGCACGCCGGGCAGACAGAGTGGATCGGATTTAAGCAACGGGGACGCCTATTATAGCTTAGGAAACCCGAGCGGTGCCAACGTGCCCTCATACACAGCGCTGTCTATCTCCCTCTCTGGGATCATGCCTCCAGCGGATGCTTCAGGTTCGTACGGAGAAAACAGGAGTCTGGGCAGCCGGGGTGTGATACGAGTTCCCGCTCACAGACCTGTAACGGCCCCGGGACCCCCGACACCTGTCCAGAGCGCTGTTCCCGGGTTTGGAGGACTGTGCTTCCCTTGGATAGGAAACAGGTTCGCCAAGGACAGGATATCAG CGGCTCTGGTTCCTTTTGCAGTCACTCGGCGGATAGGTCACCCGTATCAGAACAGGACGCCTCCGAAGCGGAAAAAGCCCAGAACCTCCTTTTCCAGAGTCCAGATCTGCGAGCTGGAGAAGCGCTTTCACCGGCAGAAGTATCTGGCCAGCGCCGAGCGGGCGGCTCTGGCCAAGAGCCTGAAGATGACCGACGCGCAGGTCAAAACCTGGTTTCAGAACCGCAGAACCAAGTGGAG GAGACAAACAGCCGAGGAGAGGGAGGCGGAGCGTCAGCAGGCCAATCGCCTgatcctgcagctgcagcagtccGCCCTCCAGAAGTCCCTGAGCGAATCCGCGGTGTCGGATCCACTGTGCGCCCATAACTCCTCCCTGTACGCTCTGCAGAACCTCCAGCCGTGGGCCGAGGACAGGGAGTAG